AACTGGTGCCATCTAAAAATCTTCCTGTATACTTAAGTATGAGTGTACTTTCATTGGTGATTACATCCGAACCAGTGCCTTCGGTTCCAACAATATAGTATACTCTGCTTAAATCTTTAGTTGCTGTTAAATTTTTAGCAGTTAAATAACTTTGGATCTTTGCATCATCAAATAACCACTGTTTGCGGTATGGATAAGTTTTAACTATAAAATCAAGATTTTCGTTTGAGGGAATAGGACCAGCACCATTTTTACCAAAGCCTAAATAAGATGGCAACAAAATCCTAGCTGTACCTCCTGGTTTTAATTTAAGCACAGCTGTTCTTATAGCGGGTATATTATAGGTAATGGTTGTTGATAAAGAAGATTGGAAAAAGCTATTTAAATATCCAACATATGTACCCAAATTGCCGTTCGATGGAGACTGGAGATAAGTTGTGCCATTCGTCATAGATTTAACTGTTACATCATACAATACTGAATCTGTATTTAAGAAAAACGAACCATCAGTAGGGTTTGTAACCTGAAAATAAAATCCTGTTTTAGCAGAATCAGGTTGCATTTGAGTTAGATTGTTTTTTGATATATATGCTTTTATAGCCGCATCATCTATAGTTTGAGCAGAATCGTACTCTTTTTTACATGAGCTGAAGATTGTAGTAGCCAATAAAAGTGTGAATAGGCTAAGTTGAGTAAATTTGTTCATTTATTATTGTACGTCTGTAAGTGTTATGGTAAAATCAAGCACTGAATTTGCCGGAATTAATGCGGATGGCGACTGTGTTCCGTAAGCGAAGTAAGATGGGATAATTAACCTGATCTTTCCTCCTTTTTGTATTTTTTGAATCCCAAACTGCCATCCTAAAATTACATTTCCTAATTTAAAAGAGGTTGGGGTTCCTTTGGTGCTATCGAAAATAGTACCGTTTAATAATCTGCCTTCATAATCTGCAGTAATCACTGTAGAGGTGAGATAACTTACGTTTCCCGTCCCAGGAGTTATAATCTGATAAAAAATACCACTAGCATCTTTTGTTGCCGGGATATTATTGGTCTTAACAAAAGTGCTTATTGCAGCAGTATCGGCCTTAAATTGTGGAGTAGGATCGTAATCATCTACCGGCACATTTTTTTTACAGGCTGCTAAGCACCCTGCAAGGCAGATCATGAGTATAAAATATTTAAACTTAACCATCATCCGCAAAAATAAGCTTTTAATACGGATGCTACAATTTTTAACCTATTTTAACAAATAAGCTTATTGCGTATTCGAAAGCTGAATTGTAAAATCCAATACCGAATTACCTGGAATAGAGCCTACAGCACCACTTCCATAACCCAAGCTAGGCGGAACGATCAACCTGATTTCGCCACCTTTTTGAATTTTAGGAATACCGATTCTCCAGCCTTCAATCAACTCTGCAAGATTAAATGTTTGCTCTTTGCCACCGCCATTATCAAATACACTGCCGTTTAATAATCTTCCCTCATATTTAATGGTGATTTTAGTATTATTCGGATAAGTAAACGAGCCAGAACCAGGTTTTATAACCTGATAATATAAGCCAGAATCATCTCTAACGGCATTAATATTATTTTGTTTGATGAAATCGGAAATCTGTTTTTCAGGATCCTCATTCTTTTTACAAGATGAAAACGCAGCTAAACATAAAAAGAGTATGGTAAGAAATCTAAATTTAAACATGTGCGAAAATAAGATTTTAATAACATAAAGCTAATGGGTTATGTTTTTTTTGAAGCGCAATCTTCTACTGCTTGGGATGCGGTAGTCCTGCTTTGCACTTTTATCTTTTTTGTAGAATTATGTATAAAGAAAAATTTCCATCTACAAAAAAGGATAACGTTTCAATCAGGGCTAATTAGGCAAGTTCCGTGGTGCTGTTAACCTACATCGCCCAAACCTCATTTCACAAAACAAGAAAAGGGTTTAAAATCTGGATTATACACCCAAACCTTAAACCCTCAACTTTTTAAGCTTTACGCTTAAAAAATATACTTATTTGCCTCAATAAGCTGTTGGGCAACTCTTTGACGGGCATCTTTAACATTAAACGGTTCCACTTTTGTAAAGCGGCGTAAACCAACCAACATCATACGCTGCTCATCTCCTTCGGCGAAAGCCCAAAGTGCTTCTTTACCAGCTTTAGCAATACCATCAACCGCCTCTACCAAATAAATGCGTAATAAATCCAGCTGACCTGCTGCTGCTTCTTCTCCACGGGTGTGCACTAACTTTTCTGTCCTTAATAAAGCCGATTCAAGCACATAAACATAACTGGCCATGTCGGCAATGTTCATTAAAATTTCCTGTTCTTTACTTAAGGTCATCATCAATTTTTGAACCGCAGCACCAGCCACCATTAAAGTCGCTTTTTTCAAATTTGAGAGCACCTTTTTCTCTGCAGCAAATAAGGTGGTATCTTCTTCGCCAAAATCAGGAATGCTCATCAGTTCAGCTGCAACTGCTGTAGCAGGGGTCATTAAATCCAGTTCGCCTTTCATGGCACGTTTCAGCATCATATCAACGGTTAACAAACGGTTAATTTCGTTTGTACCTTCGAAAATTCTATTGATACGTGCATCACGATACGCCCTATCCATTGGTGCATCGGCACTAAAGCCCATACCACCGTAAATCTGTACACCTTCATCTACAGTATAATCTAAAGCTTCTGAGCCCCATACTTTTAAAATGGCACACTCTACTGCGAATTGTTCAACAGACTTTAATCTCGCTTTACCAGATTCCATTCCACCTGCAACCAGTTGATCGTAAGTATCATCAATATTTTGTCCGGCACGATAGTTCGCTGAATCAACAGCGTAAAGTTTAGCAGCAATTTCTGCAATTTTAAAACGGATAGCACCATATTTGGAAATCGGGCGGCCAAACTGGATCCGTTCATTCGAATAATTAATCGCCGTATTTAGAGTTGCTTTTGAAGCGCCAATAGCTGCCGCTGATAATTTAATACGGCCGATATTTAAAATATTAACCGCGATTTTGAAACCATTTTCCCTATCACTCAACATGTTCTCAACGGGCACTGGGCAATCGTTAAAGAAAACCTGACGGGTTGAAGAACCTTTAATACCCATTTTATGCTCTTCCGGATTCATGGTGATGCCACCGAAATCTTTCTCCACAATAAATGCGGTTAAGTTTTTATCATCATCAATTTTCGCAAAAACAATAAAAACATCGGCAAAGCCGCCATTAGTAATCCACATTTTCTGACCAGTGATGATGTAGTGTTTACCATCATCGCTCAGCTTAGCTTTGGTTTTACCAGAGTTGGCATCCGAACCGGAGTTTGGTTCGGTTAAGCAATAAGCAGCCTTCCACTCACCCGAACCGAGTTTAGGAATATACTTTGCTTTTTGTGCTTCGTTACCATAATATAAAATTGGCAATGTACCAATTCCAGTATGGGCAGAAAGCGCAACAGCAAAAGAGTGGCCTGCACCTACCACATCTGCAACCAGCATGGAAGTATTGAAGTTTTTGCCAAAACCTCCGTATTCTTCAGGAACCGAAACGCCTAAGATGCCCAGTTCGCCAGCTTTGGTTAAAAGTGTTGGCATGAGCTCTGGGTCTTCCTGCTTATCAATTTTATCTAAATTAGGATAAACTTCAGCCGCCAGAAAATCGCGACAGGTTTGCGCAATCATCTGCTGTTCTTCATCAAATTCTTCAGGGATAAATACTTCCTGATAAGTGGTATCCTTAATTAAGAATTCACCACCTTTAATTGTCTTTTTTTCAGTTGTTTCCATTTTAATAGTATCTAGTAGCGAGTATTAAGATTTGAGTATCAAGACATCAGTATCAAGACAAAGTCTATATCAAAAAAAATTTACTATTGTATAATCCAATCTTGATACTTGATACTCACATCTTTCTTCCTAATACCCACATCAAATTAATTTTCTTTCCAGGGCATAAATCATTTTTTGAACTTCAGTAACTTTCTCAATTAATCCCGTTGACAAGATGTCCTCTAATAACCCAAGTTGATTTGATATAATTAGCTGTGTTTCCAACTCGAATGCTGAACCTTGACTAATCGTTAAAAATATTTAAACTGGGGACCACTCCCTCTACCAGCCCCCTCAGCAATATTCGAGGCAATTGAAACTGAACATCTTTTCATTTGTGAAATCAATCCAAATCTTTCCTCATTTGGCAAGAGCGATGTCGCTTTATAAACTTCAACAGCTAAGTCGATTGATTTTTGCCAAACTTTTAGTTCTTTAAAATTATGCATATATATTATATTAGTATTAGTGACTGAGTAATATGTCGGGATGATTTTATAAACTGGCTTATTCGCCTGCTATTAAATCTTGATACTATATACTCATATCTCGATACTAATTAAAGTAACTCAAAAATCCCCGCTGCACCCTGCCCTGTTCCTACACACATGGTTACCATTCCGTACTTTTTGTTCTGTCTTTTAAGTTCGTTCATGATTTGCACCGTAAGTTTTGCACCTGTACAGCCCAGCGGATGCCCTAATGCAATTGCACCACCATTTACGTTAATTACATCAGGATTTAAATCTAATGTTCTGATTACAGCTAACGATTGTGAGGCAAAAGCTTCGTTCAGTTCGATTAAATCGATATCTTCTTTTTTCAAACCCGCTTGTTTCAATGCTTTTGGAATCGCCTCAATCGGACCAATACCCATAATGCGCGGCGGAACTCCTGCGATACCGTAGCTTACCAACCTGGCAATCGGTTCTGCATTTAATTCTTTCATTTTCTTTTCAGATACCACCAAAACAAAAGCTGCTCCATCAGATGTTTGCGATGAGTTACCCGCAGTTACACTTCCAACCGCATCGAATACGGGTTTCAGTTTCGCCAACTTATCTAAGGTGGTATCTGCACGCGGACCTTCATCAGTATCAACCACATAAGAACGGGTTTTCTTTTTCAGGTTGGCATCAAGATAATTTTCGTTTACCGTGATTGGCAGAACACCATCTTTTAAATGACCATTTTTTATAGCGTGAATGGCTTTCTCGTGAGATTTTAACGAAAAAGCATCCTGATCTTCACGGCTCACATTATACTCTTTAGCTACTGCTTCTGCGGTTAAGCCCATGCCCCAATACCAATCTGGATTGTTTTTTGCAACTTCTGCATTCGGCACGAGTTTCCATCCGCCAAAAGGCATTCCGCTCATTACTTCTACGCCACCGGCGATAATACAATCGGCCATACCTGCTTTAATTTTAGCAACTGCAGTGGCAATGGTATCTAAACCTGATGCACAATAGCGGTTTACGGTAACCCCTGGTACTTTATCGGTATCCAAACCCATTAATGAGATCATACGGCCAATATTCAGCCCCTGTTCTGCTTCTGGTGTAGCGTTACCCACTATTACATCATCAATTTGTTCGTTATCTAAATTCGGAACCGATGCCACTAAAGCCCTGATTACTTCTGCGGCTAAATCATCAGCTCTTGTAAAACGGAATACGCCCCGGGGTGCTTTGCCCACAGCTGTACGATATCCGGCTATAATATATGCTTCCATTCTTTTAGTATCTAGTAGCCAGAATCAAGTATCGAGACTTAATTCTAGCATTATTATTTTATTTGTTATTTACTATGAGTCATTTTTTTTCGACAATCATATCTTGATACTTGATACTCTTATCTTGATACTCATATCTAAATATTTAACTCACTAATTCCTCAACGGTTTCCCCTTTGTAATAATACTTTGAATCCTTTCTAAACTCTTCCGCTCACCAGCAAGTGATAAAAATGCTTCTCTTTCCAGATCCAATAAATATTGTTCGGTTACTTCTGTTGGATAAGATAAATCTCCGCCGCACATTACATAACCTAATTTTTCAGAGATTTTTTTATCATGCTCGGAGATGAAATGCCCAGCATACATGCTATTTGCACCTGCATAAACAATTCCCAATCCTTGCTTGCCTAAAACTTTGATGTCGTTACGCTGAACGGGTTTGGTATAGCCAGCATCGGCCAGTTCAATAGCTTTGGCTTTTGCATCGGCCAATAAACGGTTGCGGTTCATCGAAATCGAGAATTTATCTTTTTGCAGATAACCCAGTTCGTAAGCCTCGTAACCTGACGTAGAAACTTTGGCCATTCCGATAGTTAAGAAACGGTCTTTCAGTGCATTTTGCACAATCTGATCATCCTTAAATTCATCAGATGCGCGTAAAGCAAATTCTTTAGTACCGCCGCCACCAGGGATTACGCCAACACCAAATTCAACCAAGCCCATGTAAGTTTCGGCAGAAAGCTGTACATGATCGGCATGTAAGCTAAACTCGCAACCACCACCCAATGTTAAATTATGCGGAGCTACTACAACCGGGATAGAAGAATAACGGATGCGCATCGAAGTATTCTGGAACATGCGGATAGCCATGTTCAATTCATCCCACTCCTGTTCTACGGCCATCATAAAAATCATTCCCACATTTGCGCCGGCAGAGAAATTTGCACCATCGTTGCCGATTACCAAACCACGGTAATCTTTTTCGGCCATATCAATTGCTTTATTAATCCCCGAAATCACATCACCGCCAATAGTATTCATTTTGGTGTGGAATTCTACATTTAGAATGCCGTCGCCCAGATCGATAATCGAAACACCTGAATTTTTCCAAAGGGTTTTATTTTCCCGAAGGTTATCCAAGATGATGAACTCATTGGTACCAGGTAAAGCTTTATAACTTTTAGAAGGGATATCGTAATATTTTTTAACGCCGTTTTCTACTTTATAGAATGAAGTATTTCCGGCATTGAGCATTTCATGCACCCAGGCCGCAGCTTTATTGCCATACTGCTCCATTCCTTCAATGGCTTCTTTTACGCCAACGGCATCCCATAATTCGAAAGGACCAAGTTCCCAGCCAAAGCCTGCACGCATCGCATCATCAATACGGTACAGCTCATCAGAAATTTCAGGGATTCTATCTGATACATATTCAAATAAACCAAATGAAGAATGGCGGAACAATTCGCCTGCCTTATCTTTTCCTTTGGCAAAAATCTTCATACGCTCGCGAAGGTTCTCCACCGGCTTAGTCATTTCTAAGGTAGCCGATTTTACTTTTTGCTGAGGTTTATATTCCAGGGTTTTTAAATCTAAAGCCAAGATTTCGGTTTTACCATCGGCTGTTTTGGTTTTTTTATAGAAACCCTGCTTGGTTTTATCGCCAAGCCATTTGTTCTCTTCCATTTTTTGCACATATGCAGGAAGTTTAAACAAATCGTGCGCTTTATCATCCGGGCAGTTATCGTAAAGCCCTTTAGCCACTTTAATCATGGTGTCTAAACCTACCACATCGGATGTGCGGAAAGTAGCCGATTTTGGTCTACCCAATGCTGGCCCTGTAAATTTATCAACCTCCTCTACGGTTAAATCTAATTTTTCGACCAAATGCAAAAGTGCCATAATCGAATAAACACCTACCCTGTTTGCAATAAAAGCTGGGGTATCTTTACATAAAACGGTTGTTTTTCCTAAAAATTTATCACCATACTGCATCAGGAAATCAACAATTTCTGGCTGCGTATGCGGCGTAGGAATAATTTCCAATAATTTTAAATAACGCGGTGGATTAAAAAAATGTGTTCCACAGAAATGTGATTTAAAATCATCACTTCTTCCCTCGGCCATTAAATGAATAGGAATACCAGAAGTATTTGAAGTGATTAAGGTACCAGGCTTACGGAATTGCTCTACCTGTTCGAAAACTTTTTTCTTGATATCAAGATTTTCGACCACGACTTCAATTACCCAATCATAGCCGGCAATTTTCGACATATCATCGTCGAAGTTTCCGGTTTTGATTTTATTTAATACTTTTTTGGTATAAACCGGCGATGGATTTGTTTTCACAGCCGTTTGCAAAGCTGTATTCACAATCCGGTTTTTTACAGCTGGGTTATCCAGTGTTAATCCTTTTGCCTGCTCTTCAGGGCTTAAGTCTTTTGGGGCAATATCCAACAGCAAAACCTCTACGCCAATATTGGCGAAGTGGCATGCAATACGCGACCCCATAATACCTGAACCTAAAACAGCAACTTTATTAATGCTTCGTTTCATTACTTTATATATTTTTCTTTAGGCCTGATTAAACCTGTACAAAGTGAATTTATTTTGCCTCAGATTACATCCTGTTAATCAACAGTATAGGCTACCGTGATCTCATTTAGTTTTATCAATAGATTAATGAATGTTTCTTTTTCTTTTTTGGTAAAGTGCTCATCCAGGTATTCATTAAATTTTCGAACAACCCCTTTGGCCAATTGTTTTTTCTCTTTACCAAAATCAGTTAGGAAAACTTTTACCGAACGTTTATCGCCTGCAGATGTTTCACGATAAATGAGGTTGGCCTCTTCCATATTATTTAACATACGGGATAAACTGGTTGCCTTAACTCCAAGCAAGCCAGCTAAATTTGAAACCGCAGTTCCCTCAGCATCATCTATATTAATAAGCATGTAACCAATGGCCTGTGTAATCCCAAAACCGGATGCCATTTGATTGTACTTATTAAACATATTTTGCCAGGCAAACTTAACGTGGTAATCTATGGTTTGTTGTTGTTTCATTTTCACTAATTTATTATGCTTGCATAACAAAGCTAACGAATGTATTTTGTTAATGCAATAGAAAAATTCAAAATATTTGTCAAATTTTTCTTATCATAGTCATACACAAAATGAAACACTCGATATGTTAACAGTAAAACAAATACTCTTGTTTAGTCTATTTATTTTATGGGCTACGATTTGCCAAAGTCAGGTATCGTATTTCGGGGCTGCTCTTTTAAACAGTCAAAAATTAGCAGTTTTCAAAAAAACAACTACCTTATTTACATTACAATATACTGATTATGCCGAATTGGAGAAATTTGATCAGGCTATTAAAAAAAACTGGACAGTTACACCTTATAAAATTATTAAGCCCGAAGAGCTTGCGCGCTACGACACAGTAAAAAATTATTCTTTTTTTTATTTCGACAGTTATGCAGAGAAGTTAGACAGTACAACTAACGTAAATGTGGTTTATACACTAAAATTAATAACGCCATCTAAAAACCCTAAGCTAAAAGAAGAAAGTATATTGGCAACAGTTGCACTTTTTGCTGACCCTAACACCAATCTGTTGGTCAGAACACAAGATCAACAATATGGCAGCAAAAGAAGTGTAAGAAATAATATTTTATCATATTTCTATAACAAGTCTAATTTCTTCAACTGGTCGCCCGGCTTTTTAACAGGTTATTTAAAACAGATTAATGATGGATTGCTTGCAAATGAAAATTGCAATATAGACTACCAATTTTATAATAAGGTACGCCTACCCGAGCTGGCTAAGGAAACGCTATACATACCTGAATACATTAAGCAGGTGTTTTCTTCGAGATTAGCACTTGTGCCACAATCGGGCATAATTTCTGAACCTTATAATTACAAACTCAAATTTGTATCGTACAAAGCACTTGATAGTTTAATTCTGAACAAAACCACTAATGTTAAATATGTGGTTTACACGCAACGATCTGGAGATAAAATAATTAGTGTATACGATAGTAAAGACGATAAAATTATTTATCAAAGATTTTATCCTCAATCACTAAGTTTTGAGATGAATGACTTAAGTGAGATTAAAAAGGTAATTGTTTCGCTTAAATAAGCTGAGTTAAAATTATAACTATTGCACTGTCATTCTCAACACCAGACCAATTGGCCTGGTTATTTTAGAAGCCTATTGCACCAAAATCAATCTAACTAAGATCCTTCACGGTGTTCAGGATAACAAATCCGCTTTATGAATATTAGCTAAATAGTAGTCAGCTTTTAGAACAAAACCTCTTAAACTAAAAAAGTCCCGATTTTCACCGGGACTTTTTATAATATGATTAAAACAGACTAGTAAAGTGTAAACTCTACACGACGGTTTTGTTGACGACCAGCCGCTGTTTTGTTAGTAGCAATTGGTTGGCCCATGCCATAACCTGTAGCTTCAATACGTGATGCATTTGCACCTTGAGAAACTAAATAAGCTTTTACCGATTCTGCTCTATCTTTTGATAAACGCAAGTTTAATTCTTTTGAACCTGTATTATCTGTATGACCAGCTAATTTTAAGCTAAAGTTTTTCTGAATCAACAATGCTGCAACTCTATTTAAAGAAGCATAAGATTTAGAACGGATAGTTGCTTTACCTAAATCGAATTCTAAGTTTTTAATCGCTTCGTTAACAACTTTACGATCCTCTTCTGTTACGATTACTTTTTCTACAACTTTTTCAGGAGTTTTTAATGGACAACCAGAACCATCAACAACAGTACCTGCTGGTGTATCAGGGCATTTATCTAATTTATCTGCAACACCATCACCATCTGAATCTTTTAAGATATCATTTAATTCTGAACGTAATTTTGCATTATCAGCTTTTTGGGCATTTAATTCAGATTTTAAACCTTCTGCAGTTTGTTTTGCTTTTAAAGCTTCATCATAAGTTAAAGCTACCGGATTATGGAAAGCCAATTGTTTTCCGCTACCTAAGGCAAACTCTAGACCAGCATAAGCATAGTTGTATTTATCGTTTCCATTTCTGTAATAACCATCTAAATTATCACCATCAACAAAATTGATGGTCCAACCTAAATCGAAATTAACCGCATCAGAAATTTTAAATTTTGCACCTAAACCTACAGGAATAATTAATTCGTGGATGTTATCGTCACCACTAAATTTTGAGGTTCCTGCTGCTGTAGTAATAGTCGGTTTATAGGCCGCAATACCTGCTCCGGCAGAAGCATAAAGCTGCAAAGTATTCTCTTTTTTAAACATATCAATGTTGAACATGTTTACCACGGCATTTAAACTTCCTGAATAAGACAAATCTGTATCGAAGGATTTTACAGGAGAGTTATTTACCAAACCACTTTTATAAGGTTCGGTATTATCTCCTTTTAATTTACCACGAACTCCATCTAAACGAAGAGAGAAATAAGGTGTAAATTGTTTTTTAATGTAAAGACCGTAACCTAAACTTGATTTGTTATTACTGAAATCATTTTTTCCACCCAATGGAGACAGTGGAGTAAGTACACCGGCGTTTACACCGATAGACCATGTTCTTAATGTTGTTGATGAAGTTGCCGTGCTTTCCTGAGCTGAAGCAACCGACCCGATGAGTAAACCAGCGAGTGCAACTGGGAGTGTTTTAAATAGCTGTAATTTCATAAATTTTCTATTAACGTTGAATAAGCGTTTTCCAAGTATTACAATAGCCATACCAAAAATACAGGCTTGTAAAAATACTTATCAACTTTTCAACACTAATACCTAACGTAATACATCAGACAAACTAAAAAATACGTTAGAACATAATGGGCGCATCTCTTTCAATCCGTTTAAGCTAATTCTTCCAAAATCAGATTTTTAAGTTTGGGCTTCAATATACTTTTTCATGTTAATATTTGTGAATGAAAAAATTGTCAGTATTGCTCTTTAAAATAGGTCAATGCCAACTTATCAGGTGGATAAGCTCTTCTTGCGAATCATGGAAAAAGCCCCATTTTGGATCATTCATTTCATAAAGTTATAAATACATCTGCCAGATATTCTACTATTTAATATCGCCGGCAAATTTCCATCGGGTGCCGAAATTTTCGGGCAATATTTGGTTGGTTAACAAAGCTCTTACCATTTCTACTGGCATGTTGTTTTCGTGTAATATACGATCGTGAAACTGAATATTAGTCATCTTGCCGCTTTCTACCAGCTCTTTGTGCAATGCTCTAAACTGCAATCCACCCAACATGTACCCGATTTGATACAATGGGCCATAACCTCCAGTAAACGATCTACGTACCTCAGCTTCTGCATTAGCACGTTCAAATCCCACACGGTCTACTAAAAAGTCTATACACTGCTTGGGCGTCCAATTCCCCAAATGGTAGTTCATTGAAAAAATAATACGTGCACAGCGGTGCATACGCCAAAAAAGCATACCAATTTTATCTTCCGGAGATTTCGCGAAGTTCTGGTCCCACAACAGCATCTCCCAGTACAACGACCAACCTTCCGTCCAGAAAGGTGTACCAAATACTTTGCGGTAAGGTTTGTATCGGCTTTGCATAAAATATTGAAGGTTGTGTCCGGGAATAAGCTCATGAAAAACTACAGCTCTAGAAAAATGCCTGTTATTGCCGCGAAGGGTCATCATTTTGGCCTCCTCCGTCATGTCTTCTGTTGGATAGGCAATTAATACCGATTCACCACCCAGAAAAAACGGTGCAAACAATTGTTCCTGCGGGCTTAACATGCGCATACGCCAACCTTCTTTGGCCAGGGACGGAATAGCGATGAGTTTATTTTTCTCTACAAAATCTATGGCCTCATTGGCCAATTCATAAACCAGTTCGGGCTGTTTTCCCAATTCAGGATAATCGGTTTTAACCTTTTCCAATGCTTTTTTCCAATCGTTGCCAAAGCCCATTTGTTGCGAGGCTTTAAGCATTTCGGCATCACACCAGGCAAACTCCCTCATGGCAATAGCCTCAATCTGCTCAGGTGTATAGGCAATCATCTCATCATTTAAATTGCTCAGCAAAGCAGTTCTCCCAATCGGATTACCAATAATACCACTCCCATCGTCTTTCGCATTTGAGGGTTTAGCTATTTTGCCCAGTACAGCAGCATAATCCTTTATTGCATCTACTACATCGGGGTAAACTGCTTTTGTGGCTTTGGTAAATTGCGGATCGTAGCCATCATAAAACTTATAGGCTTCAGTAAATACAGATAAGTACTGATTAGCAGTTTGTTGTGCCCAAGAAGCCTGTACCGGTGTAACAGCTAAATCTTTGTTTTCCACTGCCTTTGTGGTTTTCTGAATATTCGCTTTAAGCTGTTCGAATTGTTCTTGGGTAATTTTACCGTCTTGTTGTTGGCCAACTCTGCGCTTCGCCTCAAAATCTAATAATGTTTTGGCAAAAGGCAACATAAAAATACAGCTTTTAAATTCGGCGTATTGCTGTTGTAAACTTGCTGAATCTGACCGGATATCGCGTTTAAGCAAAATATAATCTACCCTTTCATTTACAGTTAGCTTGTTAAAAGTCAAATCCTTTAATTGTTTTTGCCAGTCTGTATAAAATCGTTCCATCCGTTTAAAATATTCCTCAGATCGCTTGAGTGCATATTTTCGGTTAAGCATGGTCTCGTCTGATTGGTATTGATTAATCAGCGGACTCACGAGGCTGGCTTCATTAGTTTGAGCGTGTAATTGTACTGTAACTGTTAGCAACAAAAACAGATAAAATAGTTTGCGCATAGCGATTGGGGCATTTTGAATTAGTTGATGCAATATAGCTAACC
The nucleotide sequence above comes from Pedobacter riviphilus. Encoded proteins:
- a CDS encoding 3-hydroxyacyl-CoA dehydrogenase/enoyl-CoA hydratase family protein; the protein is MKRSINKVAVLGSGIMGSRIACHFANIGVEVLLLDIAPKDLSPEEQAKGLTLDNPAVKNRIVNTALQTAVKTNPSPVYTKKVLNKIKTGNFDDDMSKIAGYDWVIEVVVENLDIKKKVFEQVEQFRKPGTLITSNTSGIPIHLMAEGRSDDFKSHFCGTHFFNPPRYLKLLEIIPTPHTQPEIVDFLMQYGDKFLGKTTVLCKDTPAFIANRVGVYSIMALLHLVEKLDLTVEEVDKFTGPALGRPKSATFRTSDVVGLDTMIKVAKGLYDNCPDDKAHDLFKLPAYVQKMEENKWLGDKTKQGFYKKTKTADGKTEILALDLKTLEYKPQQKVKSATLEMTKPVENLRERMKIFAKGKDKAGELFRHSSFGLFEYVSDRIPEISDELYRIDDAMRAGFGWELGPFELWDAVGVKEAIEGMEQYGNKAAAWVHEMLNAGNTSFYKVENGVKKYYDIPSKSYKALPGTNEFIILDNLRENKTLWKNSGVSIIDLGDGILNVEFHTKMNTIGGDVISGINKAIDMAEKDYRGLVIGNDGANFSAGANVGMIFMMAVEQEWDELNMAIRMFQNTSMRIRYSSIPVVVAPHNLTLGGGCEFSLHADHVQLSAETYMGLVEFGVGVIPGGGGTKEFALRASDEFKDDQIVQNALKDRFLTIGMAKVSTSGYEAYELGYLQKDKFSISMNRNRLLADAKAKAIELADAGYTKPVQRNDIKVLGKQGLGIVYAGANSMYAGHFISEHDKKISEKLGYVMCGGDLSYPTEVTEQYLLDLEREAFLSLAGERKSLERIQSIITKGKPLRN
- a CDS encoding MarR family winged helix-turn-helix transcriptional regulator, translated to MKQQQTIDYHVKFAWQNMFNKYNQMASGFGITQAIGYMLINIDDAEGTAVSNLAGLLGVKATSLSRMLNNMEEANLIYRETSAGDKRSVKVFLTDFGKEKKQLAKGVVRKFNEYLDEHFTKKEKETFINLLIKLNEITVAYTVD
- a CDS encoding OmpA family protein — its product is MKLQLFKTLPVALAGLLIGSVASAQESTATSSTTLRTWSIGVNAGVLTPLSPLGGKNDFSNNKSSLGYGLYIKKQFTPYFSLRLDGVRGKLKGDNTEPYKSGLVNNSPVKSFDTDLSYSGSLNAVVNMFNIDMFKKENTLQLYASAGAGIAAYKPTITTAAGTSKFSGDDNIHELIIPVGLGAKFKISDAVNFDLGWTINFVDGDNLDGYYRNGNDKYNYAYAGLEFALGSGKQLAFHNPVALTYDEALKAKQTAEGLKSELNAQKADNAKLRSELNDILKDSDGDGVADKLDKCPDTPAGTVVDGSGCPLKTPEKVVEKVIVTEEDRKVVNEAIKNLEFDLGKATIRSKSYASLNRVAALLIQKNFSLKLAGHTDNTGSKELNLRLSKDRAESVKAYLVSQGANASRIEATGYGMGQPIATNKTAAGRQQNRRVEFTLY
- a CDS encoding DUF885 family protein; the protein is MRKLFYLFLLLTVTVQLHAQTNEASLVSPLINQYQSDETMLNRKYALKRSEEYFKRMERFYTDWQKQLKDLTFNKLTVNERVDYILLKRDIRSDSASLQQQYAEFKSCIFMLPFAKTLLDFEAKRRVGQQQDGKITQEQFEQLKANIQKTTKAVENKDLAVTPVQASWAQQTANQYLSVFTEAYKFYDGYDPQFTKATKAVYPDVVDAIKDYAAVLGKIAKPSNAKDDGSGIIGNPIGRTALLSNLNDEMIAYTPEQIEAIAMREFAWCDAEMLKASQQMGFGNDWKKALEKVKTDYPELGKQPELVYELANEAIDFVEKNKLIAIPSLAKEGWRMRMLSPQEQLFAPFFLGGESVLIAYPTEDMTEEAKMMTLRGNNRHFSRAVVFHELIPGHNLQYFMQSRYKPYRKVFGTPFWTEGWSLYWEMLLWDQNFAKSPEDKIGMLFWRMHRCARIIFSMNYHLGNWTPKQCIDFLVDRVGFERANAEAEVRRSFTGGYGPLYQIGYMLGGLQFRALHKELVESGKMTNIQFHDRILHENNMPVEMVRALLTNQILPENFGTRWKFAGDIK